A region of Toxorhynchites rutilus septentrionalis strain SRP chromosome 1, ASM2978413v1, whole genome shotgun sequence DNA encodes the following proteins:
- the LOC129762069 gene encoding DNA damage-binding protein 1-like, which translates to MDLQDSSGLTPSRQSASTQTTNVTYSSNMALLKPGASSAEFGQEVEIHNLLIIDQNTFELLHAHQFMQTEYTMSLIPAKLGNDSNTYCIVGTALVHQAEPEPKVGRIIIYHYADGALTQVSEKGIKGACYSLIEFNRRVLASINSTVRLYEWTDDKNLRLECNHFNNVLAYKTKGDFILVGDLMRSVTLEGRSNGRRTIASTKGCSMRSR; encoded by the exons ATGGATCTTCAGGACTCGAGTGGTCTGACTCCTTCGAGACAGAGCGCGTCAACTCAGACGACAAATGTAACTTACTCGAGCAACATGGCACTGCTTAAGCCAGGAGCCAGTAGTGCCGAGTTTGGTCAAGAAGTTGAAATTCACAATCTACTTATCATCGATCAGAATACGTTCGAGTTGCTACATGCACATCAATTCATGCAAACGGAGTATACTATGTCACTGATTCCGGCGAAGTTGGGTAACGACTCAAATACTTATTGCATCGTCGGAACAGCACTGGTACATCAAGCGGAACCGGAACCCAAAGTAGGAAGGATTATCATCTATCACTACGCGGATGGAGCCCTCACTCAAGTTAGCGAGAAGGGAATCAAGGGAGCGTGCTATTCTCTCATTGAGTTTAACCGTCGTGTATTAGCTAGCATCAATTCAACTGTACGATTGTATGAGTGGACTGATGATAAGAATTTGCGACTTGAATGTAACCATTTCAATAACGTGTTGGCATATAAAACCAAGG GCGACTTCATTTTGGTGGGTGATTTGATGCGATCTGTCACGCTGGAG ggcCGCAGCAACGGACGACGAACGATAGCAAGTACCAAAGGTTGCTCAATGCGATCTCGGTGA